Below is a window of Corynebacterium kalinowskii DNA.
GGTCTTCGCACACATGTGGCCACTTTTCTCCATAAACGTGGTGCTCACCGCGTCGCCGCTTATATGCCAGTAGATACCGAGCCTGGCGGTATCGATTTCGCCCTATTCCTCCATGCACTTGGATTTGAGGTCATCATCCCGGTGTCCAACCCCGACTTCAGCATGAGCTGGGTCGAGTACTCGGAAAACCTGGCGTTTCGGCCTGGAGCTTTTGGAATTGCGGAGCCGGACGGCCCCTTGTTGCCCGGCCACCCTTTGGACAGCGTTGACATCATCATTGTTCCTGCTCTGGCCGCCGATCGTGATGGATATCGGCTGGGCAAGGGCGGTGGCTACTATGATCGAGCGCTCGCAACGCTTGCCGCCCCAGTGACCGTATCGCTGTTGTTCAGCCACGAGCTCTTAGACTCAGTCCCCCATGAGCCTCACGACGCACCGATGTCTGCGATCATCACCCCGCAAGAAATTTTCTGTGTGACGGAACCTTTTCAAGGCGCGCGTCAGTCTAACTAAGTGTGGACACTTTTATTCAACGCATTCCGCTTTCCCTGCGCGCGCCGAGTTGGCGCCGCACCCAATTCGCGCGCCGTCTCCTCGCCATCGTGCTATTCGTCATTGCCGCAGCACTATTTGTCGGCGAGCGACTCGGAGCCACGCATCGCTACGTAGTGGTCACCGCAGAGCTTGTCCCCGGCTCGATCATCAAGGCTGAGCACCTCGCATCCACTTCGCTGCCCCAAAAGCTCGAGTTCTCTTCCGGTGTTCTGGTGCCCGAGGATGCAGTTGGCCGAGTGGTAGCAACTCCACTCCGTCCAGGAGACTTCCTCCAGGAACACCACTTACTGGGCCCCGAGCTCAGCGCCGCATTCGGTGCTGGTGCTGACACCTTGGTACCGATCAAGCTGGTAGACCCAGCTGCGGCCGAACTCGCTATCCCAGGCGCACAGGTGTCGGTTGTCTCTGCCCCTTCTAGCGCAGAGGCCACAACTATCGCCGAAGGCGCGAGAGTTATATTCGGAACCGCCCGAAAGACAGATAGTACGGAAGCTGGAACCGTATTGCTTGCCATGGATAAGCCCAGTGCAGAGCGGGTTGCCGCAGCGTCATTAGGAACTGCGCTGACCGTCGTCCTGACACCCTTGGCGTGACTTATCCCACTCCTAATGCCCGAATCTGTGAACATTACAGTTAATGCTCGGTCGTTCTATTGCCATTCCCTCACTAATATCGGATACAGTTGCTTCGTCATGCAAATCAATGGCAGGTGCCATAGGGTTTGCAACGTAAAACTTTTCAATACCTTAAATTAGAGGAGCAAATTCATGCTTAAGGGCTTTAAAGACTTCCTGATGCGCGGCAATGTTGTCGATCTTGCTGTCGCCGTTGTTATCGGTACCGCGTTCACCGCCATTGTGACCGCCTTCACCACAAACATCATCAACCCACTCATCGCTGCGCTGGGCGGCGCAGAGGTAAAGGGCCTCGGCTTCTATGTCGTCTCCGGCAACGAAAACACCTTCGTTGACTTCGGCGCCATCATCACCGCCGCTCTGAACTTCCTCATCATTGCTGCAGTGGTTTACTTCATCCTGGTTGCTCCGATGAATAAGCTCAAGGAAATCCAGGCTGCTCGCATGGGCGCAAACGAGGACGATGAGACCCCTGCTTCCATCGAAGCTGAGCTCCTCGAGGAGATCCGCGACCTGCTGAAGTCCCGCAACGTCTAAGCTTTCCTAAACGTCAACCCGGTACCAGTAGGTACCGGGTTGTTGTGTTTTCACTAGATATTTAGCCGGAATGAGGAGGGCGCTGGTCCTTCCAGAATTCCTCATCGAGTTCACCGTTGTCTGGTGTGTCGTCTGCCTCGGAATCATCGAGTACCACGATAAAGTCGTCGCTCGCGCGGGGGTCGCTCACATCCGCAGCGTCGGCGAACAGCTCAGCAGCTTCTGGACTATCCCATGAACGATCAATGTCTTCCGCATCCGACGGGCGAACGGCCCGTCGTCGTCTGCGCGGTCCGGAGCTTTCTTCCATTGAGTTCCTTCTAGGTTGTCCGTGCTTAGTCCACGGAGACGGTCTGGAGTTGGTCAATCACGAAGTGAACCAGCGGACCTAAAGTAGCCATGCCATCACGCACTGCAGCGCGAGAAGCAGCCATGTTAACGATTACCGTCGAACCGGACACACCTGCCACCCCACGGGAAGTCACGGCATCGATAGCGCCACAAGCAAGACCAGAGGCTCGCAGTGCTTGCGAAATGCCAGGAAGCAACTGATCCAAAACTGCACGAGTAGCATCTGGCGTCCTGTCACGAGGGCCGACACCCACACCACCCACGGTCAAGACGAGGTCCACTCCGCCCACGACTCCAGTTTCGATAGCTTTCCGAATGGTTGCTTTCTTCGCGCGAACCTCCACCACAGCATCAACAGCGAAACCATCCTCGGCAAGCAATTCGGCGACCAAACGATCAGCGTCCTCTCCCGTGCACAGGGAATGATCCGCCACCAGAACCACGAGGGCGCGACGTGGCGCCGAAGCCTTTAGCGCCTCGTTTTCCTGCGCGATTAGGAAGTCTGCATCGGGCTCATCGACGCCATCTAACAGAGCAGTGCTGAGACCGGTGTCAGGGATTACGTCCCTTTCAATGAGATCGTCGGTGAATTCCCCCGAGGTCGCCTGGCTTGGCATAGTGTTCGTGTCCTTTACAAGTGAAGTTTTGTGGGCGCTACTAGTTAAATTCTCTTATTCGAAGAATAAACCGACGCAACTAGAAAAGATACCGAAAGGGCTGGTTTGTTACTCCGAAGGCAAGGTGACCTCTACCGTTCGAGTTTGCTTCGAGTTCGGATTAGTAACCTCCAACTTGATCGTCTCACCAAAGTCGTGCGAACGCACAGCGGCGATGAGAGCATCAGCATTGTCGATAAGCCGATCGTTGACCTTAGTAATCAGATCTCCTTCAGAAATACCCGCCTTACCAGCAGGCCCCTGGGCATCTACTCCCGCAATCAACGCACCGCGATAGTTGGAGTTTTGTGATACCTTCACGCCGATCATTGGCTGCTTGACCTGGCCGCCCTTGACCAATTGGTCTGCGATCCGCTTCGCCTGATTGGCAGGAATTGCAAAGCCCAAACCAATGGAACCGGACTGCTCGCCACTGCCCTGACTCATCGAGGCAATAACAGAGTTCATACCAATCAAGTTGCCCTCCATGTCCACGAGCGGGCCACCCGAATTACCGGGGTTGATGGCGGCGTCGGTTTGGATGGCGTCGATAAGCGAGCTTTCGCCGCCGTTACCACCTGAGGCGCGTACTGGTCGGTTGAGCGCGGACACGATGCCCGAAGTAACGGTCGCAGACAACCCCAAAGGCGAACCGATGGCGACAACTTCCTGGCCAACGGTCACTTCATCAGAATTACCGAAGGACAGCGTCGGCAAGCCGGAGACATCTCTGATCTTGATTACTGCAATGTCGGTGCTCGCATCGCCGGCGATGAGATCCGCCGGGTGAACTGACCCATCGTTGAGATTGACCTCAATCGCACCCCCCTGCTTAGCGTCACCTACGACGTGATTGTTGGTCAGTACGAGCCCATCCGAGGAAATGATCGAGCCCGAGCCTTCACCAAATCCATTGCGGGTAGAGACCTGGATGGACACAACCGCAGGTAGGACCCGATGCGCCACTTCTTCAACGGAACCCGGCTGTGCGGTGCTCGCGCGAGACACTGAATCCTGCTGCAGAGAGCTGTACACGGTACCGCTTGGCGACGCCTGGTTGAGCGCAACCGCAGTGATTACACCGGTACCCACTGACGCCGCAAGCATCAGCGCCAATGCAGCGCCCAGCCCCACCTTGCGACCCTCCTTCTTCGGTGCCGCAAAGTGCTGAGGTTCCTGGGCTTGGCCGATAGCTGGCTCGGCTTGCTGTGTCTGTAAGTTTCCGGTCCCCGTGTCTGGTTCCCATTGAGAGAACTGCGTGGTATTTGCGCTTTGCGGGGTCGCATTGCCGAGCGGAGCTTCAGGCGATTGTGGGGCTGAAGTGTTCGGCGCATTCTCCGAACCGGCCGGCCCCCACTGTGTGTACTGCTGCGTGTGTTGCGGCGATTGTGGGTTATTTCCACCGCTTAGTTGTGCGTAGGGGTTTCGTGGAGCGTCGCCGCTAGCCGTCGCATCAAGTGGCTGGCCATCGTTCGGATAGGACCCAGAATTATTGTTCATGTGACTATTGAACCTTTCTCCACTGTTGAAGCTCTGAAACCGCTCCAGCACTTAACTGAACACTTACTGTACGTTAGCTGAACCAAAAAAGTCCCCGCCAGCACTACTGCACTGGGGGAACTTGAGTTCTATCGGGACGCGATCCGAGCAGAAGCTTGACCGGCTTCCGGGGTGGAACCACCCGGGAGAGTGATCTGCATCAAGGTGCCACCGTCGTCGGAATCCCGCACCTCAATGGTGCCATTGTGGCGCTCGATCACCTGCTTCACAATCGACAGGCCGAGCCCGGAACCCGGCATCGAACGAGCTTGAACCGAGCGGTAGAAGCGCTCGAAGACTTTCGAACGTTCGTCGTTTGGAATTCCTGGGCCAGAGTCCGCGACCTTGACATGGATCGAATGCTCGTTGATAGGTTCCATCGAGAGCCGGACGACCCCATTCGGTGGCGACCACTTAGCTGCGTTGTCCATCAGGTTGACGGTGGCACGGCCTAGCGCAAAGGAATCACCCTTGAGGAACCACTCGGCGCGTTCGAAAGTGAATTGTACGTCAGGGCGTCGGCGACGCACTCGCTCTAGAGAGCTCGCCATGGTGTCTTCGAGATCAACAAGTTCCATCTCGCCTTGCTTTGCATCCTCGCGGGCGAGGTCGACCAGGTCACCGATCAAGGTAGACAGCTCATCGATCTGTGCGATCACGTCCTTTTCCAGGTCATGTAAGTCCGCAGAGGAGAAGTTCGGGGTCGGCGACTTGCTCACCATCATGAGCAGTTCGATGTTGGTGCGTAGCGATGTCAACGGAGTCTTCAGCTCATGTCCTGCATCTGCGACAAGCTCAGTTTGGCGCCTTCTCGACGCATCGAGCGACTCCAGCATGTCATTGAAGCTTCGAGTTAGTTGCGCCAGTTCGTCTCGACCATGAACCTCAATCGGCTCCAGGGAGTCCGTAGCAGTCACATGCTCGACTGCGCGTTGCAGCCGAGTCACGGGACGCAGACCAGTAGTCGAA
It encodes the following:
- a CDS encoding 5-formyltetrahydrofolate cyclo-ligase → MTQPASKQELRRRLLDARRSQSPATRSTENAGLRTHVATFLHKRGAHRVAAYMPVDTEPGGIDFALFLHALGFEVIIPVSNPDFSMSWVEYSENLAFRPGAFGIAEPDGPLLPGHPLDSVDIIIVPALAADRDGYRLGKGGGYYDRALATLAAPVTVSLLFSHELLDSVPHEPHDAPMSAIITPQEIFCVTEPFQGARQSN
- a CDS encoding SAF domain-containing protein encodes the protein MDTFIQRIPLSLRAPSWRRTQFARRLLAIVLFVIAAALFVGERLGATHRYVVVTAELVPGSIIKAEHLASTSLPQKLEFSSGVLVPEDAVGRVVATPLRPGDFLQEHHLLGPELSAAFGAGADTLVPIKLVDPAAAELAIPGAQVSVVSAPSSAEATTIAEGARVIFGTARKTDSTEAGTVLLAMDKPSAERVAAASLGTALTVVLTPLA
- the mscL gene encoding large conductance mechanosensitive channel protein MscL — translated: MLKGFKDFLMRGNVVDLAVAVVIGTAFTAIVTAFTTNIINPLIAALGGAEVKGLGFYVVSGNENTFVDFGAIITAALNFLIIAAVVYFILVAPMNKLKEIQAARMGANEDDETPASIEAELLEEIRDLLKSRNV
- a CDS encoding MogA/MoaB family molybdenum cofactor biosynthesis protein; the protein is MPSQATSGEFTDDLIERDVIPDTGLSTALLDGVDEPDADFLIAQENEALKASAPRRALVVLVADHSLCTGEDADRLVAELLAEDGFAVDAVVEVRAKKATIRKAIETGVVGGVDLVLTVGGVGVGPRDRTPDATRAVLDQLLPGISQALRASGLACGAIDAVTSRGVAGVSGSTVIVNMAASRAAVRDGMATLGPLVHFVIDQLQTVSVD
- a CDS encoding S1C family serine protease; this translates as MNNNSGSYPNDGQPLDATASGDAPRNPYAQLSGGNNPQSPQHTQQYTQWGPAGSENAPNTSAPQSPEAPLGNATPQSANTTQFSQWEPDTGTGNLQTQQAEPAIGQAQEPQHFAAPKKEGRKVGLGAALALMLAASVGTGVITAVALNQASPSGTVYSSLQQDSVSRASTAQPGSVEEVAHRVLPAVVSIQVSTRNGFGEGSGSIISSDGLVLTNNHVVGDAKQGGAIEVNLNDGSVHPADLIAGDASTDIAVIKIRDVSGLPTLSFGNSDEVTVGQEVVAIGSPLGLSATVTSGIVSALNRPVRASGGNGGESSLIDAIQTDAAINPGNSGGPLVDMEGNLIGMNSVIASMSQGSGEQSGSIGLGFAIPANQAKRIADQLVKGGQVKQPMIGVKVSQNSNYRGALIAGVDAQGPAGKAGISEGDLITKVNDRLIDNADALIAAVRSHDFGETIKLEVTNPNSKQTRTVEVTLPSE
- a CDS encoding sensor histidine kinase, translating into MILTNPAAEDVPLPRDNWQRSSWSKAPLRWQLAIVTAVMVAAAVSVMTIVAYWTVSTSLNRTVDSNLTTTAQSVLTRSEDPEFQKEIHRELAVFKNYNPDIQIQFFPPGAAQGIGDDIVLVVEGQVIRGETSMTLRNQGDERVIAMNNPAGSTVVLSQDLGPTYTLVSSLGMVLLIIAGLGTLMAIAAGMVVSTTGLRPVTRLQRAVEHVTATDSLEPIEVHGRDELAQLTRSFNDMLESLDASRRRQTELVADAGHELKTPLTSLRTNIELLMMVSKSPTPNFSSADLHDLEKDVIAQIDELSTLIGDLVDLAREDAKQGEMELVDLEDTMASSLERVRRRRPDVQFTFERAEWFLKGDSFALGRATVNLMDNAAKWSPPNGVVRLSMEPINEHSIHVKVADSGPGIPNDERSKVFERFYRSVQARSMPGSGLGLSIVKQVIERHNGTIEVRDSDDGGTLMQITLPGGSTPEAGQASARIASR